Within the Pseudomonas orientalis genome, the region GCGTCCAACTGTTGTTGGGTTTGTGCACGCTCATCGGCAAATGCCGGTTGGAGCAGGCAGACAAGAGCGAGGGTAATCAAGGCGCGAAGCATAGAGGCGGGCGACACCAGGGGAAAGGGACGCTCTAGTATGCCCGCCAAGCGCCGCAAAAAAAACGTCCAATTGGAGCGGGCGGGCAAGATAGGTGCCGAGTGGTGGTGGTATGGCAAAAAGATATCTTCCAAACACCGAAGGGCCAATGTGGGAGGGGGCTTGCCCCCGATAGCGGTGGACCAGTCACATAAGTGTTGACTGACACTCCGTCATCGGGGGCAAGCCCCCTCCCACACTGGATCTACAGTGTTGTTTAGATCAGACCAGAATTGAGGTCCCGGTCATTTCCTTAGGCTTTTCCAGCCCCATCAGCATCAGCATGGTCGGCGCCACATCCGCCAGTACGCCGCCGTTACGCACTTTGAAATCGCGCTTGCCGACGTAGATGAACGGCACCGGCTCGGTGGTGTGGGCTGTGTGGGCCTGGCCGGTTGACTCGTCGGACATCTGCTCGCAGTTGCCGTGGTCGGCGGTGATCAGCGCTTCGCCACCGACTTTGTCCAGGGCGTCGACGATGCGGCCCACGCACAGGTCCAGGCATTCCACGGCCTTAGTGGCAGCCTCCAGGTTGCCGCTGTGGCCGACCATGTCGCCGTTGGCGTAGTTGACCACGATGACGTCATAACGCTGATGCTCGATGGCGTCGACGATCTTGTCGGTGACTTCCGGTGCGCTCATTTCCGGCTGCAGGTCGTAGGTGGCGACTTTTGGCGATGGGATCAGGATGCGCTCTTCGCCAGGGAAAGGTTCTTCACGTCCGCCGGAAAAGAAGAAGGTCACGTGGGCATATTTTTCGGTTTCGGCGATGCGCAGTTGAGTCTTGCCGTTTTTCGCCAGGTAATCGCCCAGCACGTTTTCCAGGCTGCCCGGCGCAAAAGCCGACGGGGCCGGGATATTGGCGGCGTATTGGGTGAGCATGACGAACTCGACTTTCGGCTGGCGTGCGCGTTCGAAGTCCTTGAAACCGTCGTCGACAAACACATGGCTCAGCTCACGGGCACGGTCGGCGCGGAAGTTCATGAACACCATGGCGTCGCCGTCTTCGACTTTCACCGGCTCGCCGATGGTGGTGGCCTTGACGAATTCATCGCTCTCGCCACGGGCGTAGGCGGCTTCCAGGCCTTGCTGGGCGGTGGCGGCGTTGAATTCGGCCTGGCCATCGACGATCAGGTTGTAGGCCTGGGCCACGCGGTCCCAGCGGTTGTCGCGGTCCATGGCAAAGTAACGGCCTACCAGGCTGGCGATGCGGCCTTTGCCCAGGGCGGCGAAGGTGGCGTCCAGCAGTTCGATGGACGACTGCGCGCTTTTGGGCGGGGTGTCGCGACCGTCAAGGAAGGCGTGCAGGTAGATCTTGTCGGCGCCGCGCTTGAAGGCCAGTTCGGCCATGGCGATCAGGTGGTCCTGATGGCTGTGTACGCCGCCATCGGAGAGCAGGCCCATGAAGTGCACGGCCTTGCCGGCGGCGACGGCTTTGTCCACCGCTGCGCAGATGGTCGGGTTCTCGAAGAACTCGCCATCGCGGATCGCTTTGGTCACGCGGGTGAAGTCCTGATAGACCACTCGTCCGGCGCCGAGATTCATGTGACCGACTTCCGAGTTGCCCATCTGGCCGTCCGGCAGGCCCACGTCCATGCCGGAGCCTGAGATCAAACCGTTGGGCACGGTGGCGGTGAGACGGTCCAGCACAGGCTTGCGGGCGGCGTACACCGCGTTGTCGTGGTGGCTTTCACTGTGTCCGAAGCCATCGAGAATTATCAGGACCAAAGGTTTAGGCGTGGTAGTCATAGATCCTCTCGCGGCGGTAATAAAGGAAGGCAATGGAAAAGTGAGTGGCAGTTTAAAGCGAAGTTCCAACCGCGTCACCGCTTTACGGGGGTTGGCCGCCCCCGACGGCTGTGTATACTTACCGCCATTTTAACGCCCTGGAACCTCCTTGATGGTTGATCACCTGATTGCATTTGCCACTGCCCACTATCTGCTCGTGGGTGCCTTCGTCATCCTGCTGGCGCTGCTGATCGCTCACGAATTGAGCCGTGGTGGCCGCAGCCTGAGCACATCGGAGCTGACCGCCCTGGTCAACAAGGATGAGGCGGTTGTCGTGGATATTCGCCCGGCCAAGGATTTCGCCGCCGGCCATATCGTCGGCGCCCTGAACATTCCCCAGGACAAGCTGATCGCGCGCTTGGCCGAACTGGAGAAATACAAGGCCAAGACCATTATCCTGGTCGACGCCCAAGGCCAGCACTCCGGCACGCATGCCCGCGAGATGCTCAAGTCCGGCTTTACCGCCGCCAAGCTGTCCGGTGGTATCAGCAGCTGGCGTGGCGATAACCTGCCGTTGGTGAAGTGATATGAGCCAGGTTGTCGTGTATTCCAGCGATTACTGCCCTTACTGCATTCGAGCCAAGCAGTTGCTCCAGAGCAAGAAGGTCGCCTTCGAAGAAATCAAGGTCGACGGCAAGCCCCAAGTACGCGCTGAAATGGCCCAGAAGGCTGGCCGCACGTCGGTGCCGCAGATCTGGATCGGCGACAGGCATATCGGTGGCTGTGACGACCTGATGGCTCTGGAGCGCGCCGGTAAACTCGATGCGCTGCTGTCCGCCTAACCCCTAAAAGACCCCAAGATAAAGAAGGATCTGCGATGACTGATCAACCGAACACCGAAGCAGCGCAAGACCAAGGCCCACAGTTTTCGCTGCAGCGCATCTACGTGCGTGACCTGTCGTTCGAAGCGCCGAAAAGCCCGGCTATCTTCCGCCAGGAATGGACCCCAGGCGTCGCGCTGGACCTGAACACCCGCCAGAAAGCCCTGGAAGGTGACTTCCACGAAGTCGTGCTGACCCTGTCGGTCACCGTCAAGAACGGCGAAGAAGTGGCCTTCATCGCTGAAGTGCAACAGGCGGGTATCTTCCTGATCCAGGGCCTGGACGAAGCGTCCATGAGCCACACCCTGGGCGCGTTCTGCCCGAACATCCTGTTCCCGTACGCCCGTGAGACCCTGGACAGCCTGGTCACCCGTGGCTCGTTCCCGGCGTTGATGCTGGCGCCGGTGAACTTCGATGCCCTGTACGCTCAAGAGCTGCAGCGCATGCAACAGGAAGGTTCGTCGACGGTTCAATAAGTCGACGCGGTAAAAAAATGTGGGAGGGGGCTTGCCCCCGATAGCGGTGTATCAGCCAGCCTATCTGTAGCTGACCCACCGCAATCGGGGGCAAGCCCCCTCCCACATTTGCTATGCGGTGTTACTTGAAACCGAGTTGGCGCCAGCCTTCGTAGACGGCGACGGCGACGGTGTTGGACAGGTTCAGGCTGCGGCAGCCCTCGCGCATCGGCAAGCGCAGGCGGTGGCCATCAGGCAGGGCATCGAGCACGTCGGCCGGCAGGCCGCGGCTCTCCGGGCCAAACAGAAACGCGTCGCCCTCGGCAAAGCTGGCATCATGAAACGGTCGCGAGCCCTTGGTGGTGAACGCGAACACGCGTGGCTGGCCCAGGCTTTCCAGGCAGCTTGCCAGGTCGGCATGGCGCTGGAGAGTGGCGTACTCGTGGTAATCCAGCCCGGCGCGGCGCAGGCGTTTATCGTCCATGTCGAAGCCCAGCGGTTCGATCAAATGCAGGTGGCAGCCACTGTTGGCGCACAGCCTGATAACGTTGCCGGTATTCGGCGGAATTTCTGGTTGAAAAAGGATGACGTGAAACATGCACGGCTCCGAAGGCAAAGATGCGCTGCATTCTACCCCTGAAGACGATCCAAGGCCGAAGCTATTGCCCAGGGTACTCGGCTCGCTGGCGATTGTCGGCCTGATGGTGGGCTTGATGATTGGTCGCCTGACCACCCCGGAGCCGGTCGAGCTGCAACAGATAGAACCTGTGGCGGACGGTCTGCTGGTGTGGTTCAACCGCGAGCCCAAGCTGCACGGCGAACATATCGACGGCGCCGTGGCGCTGTTGTTCGACGCACAGGGCAAGGCTGCCAATGGGCAACTGAAGGTCAATGACAAGGACGTGAACTGGCGCGTGCGCAAGACCGACGGCGGTTTGCTGCTCAATCTGGTGGCGGCGCGGCCATTGCGTGGGGAGTGGAACGGCCAGGAGGTGGATGACCGCTGGCGGCTGGAGATCCATCTCCAAGAGCAATAAAAGAGGGAGTTCCCGGCCTGCCTGTACCAGGGCTCCCAAAACGGGGTGAAGCCAGAGGCTTCGGTGTTAAAGAGGGGATTCTCGGCCTGCCTGTACCAAGGTCCCCGAAACTGGGTAGTACCAGGGTTATTGCAGGGCGCGTGCCAAAGTTTGCAATTGGCGCGGTAAATGATTGCAAGAAAGCGCAAAGCCCCGAAATCCGGGGCTTTGGTGGTTTCAGCGTTCAAGAATTTTTGAGCGATAGCGATCTTTCAGGTCTCAAGTCAGTGCCCAATGCCGGTTCATGGTGCATTGAAGCAGTGCACAACCTTCAAATCTTGTGACGATCCAAATGTGGGAGGGGGCTTGCCCCCGATAGCGGTGTATCAGCCAGCCTATCTGTAGCTGACCCACTGCAATCGGGGGCAAGCCCCCTCCCACATTGGATTTTCAGTGGAGCAGAGAGCGGTGATCAGGCGTCGTCGCTGTCGTCGTCATCTGCGCCATCCACCTTCATCCCCAGTTCCTTGATCTTGCGCGTCAGGGTATTGCGGCCCCAACCCAGCAGCACGGCGGCATCGCGACGGCGGCCGGCGGTGTGCTTGAGCGCGGTCTCGATCATGATCCGCTCGAACG harbors:
- a CDS encoding tRNA (cytidine(34)-2'-O)-methyltransferase, which produces MFHVILFQPEIPPNTGNVIRLCANSGCHLHLIEPLGFDMDDKRLRRAGLDYHEYATLQRHADLASCLESLGQPRVFAFTTKGSRPFHDASFAEGDAFLFGPESRGLPADVLDALPDGHRLRLPMREGCRSLNLSNTVAVAVYEGWRQLGFK
- a CDS encoding rhodanese-like domain-containing protein, giving the protein MVDHLIAFATAHYLLVGAFVILLALLIAHELSRGGRSLSTSELTALVNKDEAVVVDIRPAKDFAAGHIVGALNIPQDKLIARLAELEKYKAKTIILVDAQGQHSGTHAREMLKSGFTAAKLSGGISSWRGDNLPLVK
- the gpmI gene encoding 2,3-bisphosphoglycerate-independent phosphoglycerate mutase, whose product is MTTTPKPLVLIILDGFGHSESHHDNAVYAARKPVLDRLTATVPNGLISGSGMDVGLPDGQMGNSEVGHMNLGAGRVVYQDFTRVTKAIRDGEFFENPTICAAVDKAVAAGKAVHFMGLLSDGGVHSHQDHLIAMAELAFKRGADKIYLHAFLDGRDTPPKSAQSSIELLDATFAALGKGRIASLVGRYFAMDRDNRWDRVAQAYNLIVDGQAEFNAATAQQGLEAAYARGESDEFVKATTIGEPVKVEDGDAMVFMNFRADRARELSHVFVDDGFKDFERARQPKVEFVMLTQYAANIPAPSAFAPGSLENVLGDYLAKNGKTQLRIAETEKYAHVTFFFSGGREEPFPGEERILIPSPKVATYDLQPEMSAPEVTDKIVDAIEHQRYDVIVVNYANGDMVGHSGNLEAATKAVECLDLCVGRIVDALDKVGGEALITADHGNCEQMSDESTGQAHTAHTTEPVPFIYVGKRDFKVRNGGVLADVAPTMLMLMGLEKPKEMTGTSILV
- the grxC gene encoding glutaredoxin 3, whose protein sequence is MSQVVVYSSDYCPYCIRAKQLLQSKKVAFEEIKVDGKPQVRAEMAQKAGRTSVPQIWIGDRHIGGCDDLMALERAGKLDALLSA
- the secB gene encoding protein-export chaperone SecB, with protein sequence MTDQPNTEAAQDQGPQFSLQRIYVRDLSFEAPKSPAIFRQEWTPGVALDLNTRQKALEGDFHEVVLTLSVTVKNGEEVAFIAEVQQAGIFLIQGLDEASMSHTLGAFCPNILFPYARETLDSLVTRGSFPALMLAPVNFDALYAQELQRMQQEGSSTVQ